The sequence CGGCATCGAGAGGTAGCGGATCATCTCGCTCGCGACGAACGCGGCGGGGCGGCTGCTGTGCGCGGCGAAGAATTCGTGCGCGAGGGCCGGGGTCCAGCGCTCGCCCGGGTGGAAGGGCGAGTCGGCCGGGATCTCCAGCTCCAGGTGCATGCCGATGTCGATGATGACGCGGACCGCGCGCATCATCTGCGCGTCGAGGTAGCCGAGGCGCTTCTCCGGCGTGTCGAGGAAGCCCAGCTCGTCCATGAGGCGCTCGGCGTACAGCGCCCAGCCCTCGACGTTCGCCGAGACCATGCCGATGCCGGCCTGGTAGCGCGAGAGGCTGTCGGCGACGTGCGTCCACTGCGCGAGCTGGAGGTGGTGCCCGGGAACGCCCTCGTGGTACCAGGTCGAGGTGAGGTCGTAGACGGGGAAGCTCGTCTCGCCCATCGTGGGCAGCCACGTGCGGCCCGGACGCGAGAAGTCCTCCGAGGGCTCCGTGTAGTACGGGGCCGCCGCGCTCCCGGCGGGGGCGATGCACGCCTCGACCTTGCGGACCCGGTCGGCCAGCTCGAAGTGGGTGCCGTCGAGCTGCTCGATCGCCTCGTCCATGAGGCTCTGGAGCCACTGGCGGGCCTCCTCGACGCCCTCGATGCGCGTGCCGTGCTCGTCGAGGTGCGCGAGCGCGACCCACGGGGTCGCCGCCCCGGGCAGCACCTTCTCGGCCTCGGTGCGCATCTCGGCGAGCAGCCGGTGGAACTCGGACCAGCCGTACGCGTACGCCTCGTCCAGGTCCAGGTCGCTGCCGTTGAAGTTCCGGGCCCAGCGCGCGTAGCGCTCGCGGCCCACGACGGCCGGGGCGTCGGCGATCTCGGGCGCGTACGTGTCGCGCACCCAGTCCCGCAGTGCGACGACGGCGGCCGTGGCGCCGCGCGCGGCTTCGTCCAGCTCGGCGCGCAGCGTCTCGGGCCCGGCGGCGGCGAAGTCCTCGAACCAGCCGCGGCCCTCGCCCGCCCACTCGGTGAGCTGCTCGACGAAGGTCGCGGTCGGCTCGGGCTGCGCGGGCAGGTCGCGCTCCAGGCCGAGCGCGAGCGACTCCTGGTAGCCCTCCAGCGCCGCGGGGACGGCGCGCAGCCGCGCGGCGATCGCCCGCCAGTCGTCCTCGCTCGCGGTCGGCATCAGCGTGAAGATGTCCCGCACGGGGTGCGCGGGGGTGTTCATGTTGCCGACGGTGCGCAGGTGCTCGCCCGCCTCGTGGACGGCGAGTTCGGCGGTGAGACGCTCGCGCAGCAGGCGGGCGCAGCGCCGCTCGATGTCGCTGTCGGCGCCCGGCGCCCGCTCGGCCTCGGCGAGCCGGTCCAGGGTGGTGCGGGCGAGCGCGGCGAACGCCTCGGCCCCGGTGGGGGAGAAGTCGGGCAGCCGCGTGGCGCTCTCGGCGACACCGAGGTACGTACCGGTGATCGGGTCGAGGGCGACGAGGTCGTCGACGTACGCGTCGGCGACCTCGCGGGGCAGCGGGGTCTTGGTCTCTGGCATGCGCTCATCTTGGTACCTGACGGCGGGGGATGTCATCCGGATGGCGGCCCCGGGGCGTCCGGTTTCCGGACGGATTGCCGAAACACAGGGGGTGAAAGCGGCTGTTCTCGCACGTAAACGGGCCCCGGGCGGTGGTGTCCGGGACCCGTTTTCGGCCGGGAGGGGGCCTCGCGGGCGCGCGGGGCGGGCGAGACGGCCGGAGGCCGCGCGAGCGGTACGGGGCCGCGCGGGCCGGGGGTTTCAGGCCCGCCCGTGCCCCTCGCCCGCAGTGCCCCGTACGCGTACGTGTTCGGCCGCGTCCGGTACGTACCCCGCGAGGCGCGCCGTGATCACGAGCGTGCCCTCCTCGATCTGGTAGTCCAGCGGCAGCCCGAGGCCGCGCATCGCGGCGACCATCCCGGTGTTGGACGCCTGGGTCACCGCGTACACGCTGTCGGCCCGCGCCTCGGCGGCCATCGCGACGAGCCGTTCGAGGAGCCGCGAGCCGACGCCCTTGCGCTGCCAGGCGTCCTCCACGAGCAGCGCGACCTCGGTCTCCTCGCCGTCCCACAACAGGTGCCCGAGCGCGACGAGCCGCCCGGAGGCGGTCCGCGCCGCGAGGGTGCGGCCGTGCCGGGGGCTGAGCAGGTGCGCGAGGTAGCGATCGGCGTCGCGCACCGGGCCGTGGTAGCGGCGGGCGAGCGTCGCGGGGGAGCAGCGGGCGTGGAGTTCCCTCGCCTCGTCCAGGTCGCCCTGCCCGGCCCGTTCGACCGTCACGGCCTCGCCGCGCGGCAGCGTGTACACCTCGGCGCCGCCGGGGAGGCGGGGACCGAGACGCGCGTCGAGGGCGAGGAGCGCGCGGGCGCGCGCGAACTCGGTGGGCGTGAAGGGCAGGTAGGCCCGCTCGGCGGTGACGACGTCTCCTTCGGGGGTGTGCAGGCGCAGGACGGTGCCGGGACCGCCCTCGCCGTCGTGGATGCCCTCGGCGCCCCGCGCCGCCTTCCCCGCGGGCAGCGAGCGGATCGCGCAGCGGCCGAGGAGTTCGCGCAGCGCGCGCGGCAGCTCGGCCGGGTCGAGGGCGGTGCGCGTGGCGAGGTGCAGGATGCGCGCGGGCGGGTCCACGAGGTCGTGGGCGTCCGCGCGCTCGATCCACGTACCGCTGCCGCCCGCGGCGGCGACCGCCCGGGTCAGCGCGCCCGCCTCCAGGCTCGCGGGCGCGCGCAGCGAGAACTCGTCGACGGTGCCCTCGGCGAGCGGGTGCGTCTGAAGGCTGAGGATGTCCACGCGGTGCCGCGCGAGCGCCCCGCACAGCGCGGCGAGCGAGCCGGGCTCGTCGCGCACGGTGGTGCGCATCCGCCACAGGGCGGTCGCGCCGCCGCCCTCCCGGGTGACCGGTTCCGCACCGGTCCCGGTATCGAGCGGGGGAGGGGCGTGCCCGTGGCGGCGTGACCACCACACGTGGAAACCGGCGGTCGCGGCGAGCAGTACCGCCGAGGTGATCAGCAGCTCGGGGCCCCCGGGTCCGTGCGCGACGGTGTTGGCGACCGCGTCGGCGACGGCGACGGCGGTGAAGAGCGCGGCCAGCTCGACGAGTTCGCGGCGCCAGTGGCGCGGACGCGGGGCCGCCTTGTGCACAGAGGTCTCAGCATTCATGGGCTCAGCCTCGGGCACGGGTGTTGCGTGACAACGAACGCTTTGTGACTGATCGGTTAAGTATCGTTCCGATCCGGAACGCATGGATCTGTTCCGTTGCGTCCGGGAAAGCAAGGAAAGGTAACCCTCTTGGCTCTCTTCGTGATCGAGCGCGGCAGCACGCTCCCGGCGGCACGCGCCTGGGACCTGCTCACCGACTGGCGCCGGCACGGGCGCGTCGCCCCCCTCACGGCGGTACGGGTACGCAGCGGCCCCCCGGGCGGCGGGCTCGGCACCGTCTTCGTCGCCAGGACCCGTATCGGCCGCCTGGGCTTCGACGACCCCATGGAGGTCACCGAGTGGCGGCCCCCGGGCACGGACACGCCCGGGGCCTGCCGTCTCGACAAGCGCGGGCGGGTCTTCACGGGCTGGGCCCTCGTCGAGGTCCTGCCGCTCGCGACGGGCTGCCGCGTCCGCTGGACCGAGGACCTCGGCCTGCGCGGGCTCCCGCGCGCGGCGGACCCCGTGACACGGCGCGTGGCCGCGGCGGTCTTCGGACGGGCGGTGGACCGGCTGCTGGTGGCGGACGGGGAATGAGCGGTCCGCACACGCGGCATATGCGTTCCGCGCGCCCGCCGCCCGCCCCCGCCCGCGCGCGGCAGGTGCGGGAAGCACGTCGCGGGCGTGCGGGACCGGGCCCGCACTGGTGACAACGGGCACTGCCCACCGCCGTCGTGGCGTGCGAATCTCGATCGCGCCGCCGGTTCCGGTGGCCCGCACCGCACCGAGGGAGGTCCCGCGTGAACCCCGAGTACGCCGCGTACGCCGCCGCGCATCCTCTCTTCTACGACACGGCGCACCACGCGCGGACCGCCGCCCTGCCGGACGCCGAGGAGTACGCCACCGCGCTCGGCACCGTACCGCCCGGCTGGGAGGAGGCGCGGCGCGGTGACTGGCGCTCGCTGGCCCCGGCCGGTGCGCACGTACCGCCGCAGGGCTGGAAGATCCACGTCTCGGCGAGTCTCGACGCGGCTCCCCGCGTCCTCGCGGCGACGGCCCGGCTCTGCTTCGCCCGCCGCGTCCCCTTCAAGTTCGTGCCCACCCGCACGCTCCTGCTCCTGCGCAACGGGAAGTACGCGGACCGCGCGGGCAGCGGCAAGTTCCTCACCCTCTACCCGCCGGTCCCCGAGGACTTCGAGCCCCTGTGCCGCGACCTCGCCGCCGCGCTCGACGGCGAGCCCGGCCCGTACATCCTCAGCGACCTGCGACTCGGCGAGGGACCCGTGCACGTGCGCTACGGGGCCTTCGCGCCGCGCTTCTGCCCCGGACCCGACGGCCTCCCCGTGCCCGCCATCGCCGACCCGGGCGGCGCTCTCGTCCCCGATCCGCGCGGGCCCGTCTTCGCCGTCCCCGCCTGGGTCACCCCGCCCGCCTTCCTCGCCCCGCACCTCGCGGCACGCTCCGCGGCGGGCGCCGACGGCATCCCGTACGACATCGAGGGCGCGCTGCACTTCTCCAACGGCGGCGGCGTCTACCGCGCCAAGGACCCGCGCACGGACCGCCGCCTCGTCCTCAAGGAGGCGCGCCCCCACGCCGGGCTCGCCGCGGACGGCACCGACGCCGTGGCCCGCCTGACGCACGAGGAGGACGTGCTGCGCGGACTCGCCGGA comes from Streptomyces sp. Tu6071 and encodes:
- a CDS encoding DUF885 domain-containing protein, coding for MPETKTPLPREVADAYVDDLVALDPITGTYLGVAESATRLPDFSPTGAEAFAALARTTLDRLAEAERAPGADSDIERRCARLLRERLTAELAVHEAGEHLRTVGNMNTPAHPVRDIFTLMPTASEDDWRAIAARLRAVPAALEGYQESLALGLERDLPAQPEPTATFVEQLTEWAGEGRGWFEDFAAAGPETLRAELDEAARGATAAVVALRDWVRDTYAPEIADAPAVVGRERYARWARNFNGSDLDLDEAYAYGWSEFHRLLAEMRTEAEKVLPGAATPWVALAHLDEHGTRIEGVEEARQWLQSLMDEAIEQLDGTHFELADRVRKVEACIAPAGSAAAPYYTEPSEDFSRPGRTWLPTMGETSFPVYDLTSTWYHEGVPGHHLQLAQWTHVADSLSRYQAGIGMVSANVEGWALYAERLMDELGFLDTPEKRLGYLDAQMMRAVRVIIDIGMHLELEIPADSPFHPGERWTPALAHEFFAAHSSRPAAFVASEMIRYLSMPGQAIGYKLGERAWLTGRANAQKAHGDAFDAKKWHMAALSQGSLGLDDLVEELSRL
- a CDS encoding GNAT family N-acetyltransferase, yielding MNAETSVHKAAPRPRHWRRELVELAALFTAVAVADAVANTVAHGPGGPELLITSAVLLAATAGFHVWWSRRHGHAPPPLDTGTGAEPVTREGGGATALWRMRTTVRDEPGSLAALCGALARHRVDILSLQTHPLAEGTVDEFSLRAPASLEAGALTRAVAAAGGSGTWIERADAHDLVDPPARILHLATRTALDPAELPRALRELLGRCAIRSLPAGKAARGAEGIHDGEGGPGTVLRLHTPEGDVVTAERAYLPFTPTEFARARALLALDARLGPRLPGGAEVYTLPRGEAVTVERAGQGDLDEARELHARCSPATLARRYHGPVRDADRYLAHLLSPRHGRTLAARTASGRLVALGHLLWDGEETEVALLVEDAWQRKGVGSRLLERLVAMAAEARADSVYAVTQASNTGMVAAMRGLGLPLDYQIEEGTLVITARLAGYVPDAAEHVRVRGTAGEGHGRA
- a CDS encoding SRPBCC family protein, whose product is MALFVIERGSTLPAARAWDLLTDWRRHGRVAPLTAVRVRSGPPGGGLGTVFVARTRIGRLGFDDPMEVTEWRPPGTDTPGACRLDKRGRVFTGWALVEVLPLATGCRVRWTEDLGLRGLPRAADPVTRRVAAAVFGRAVDRLLVADGE